From the Kitasatospora viridis genome, one window contains:
- a CDS encoding NAD(P)/FAD-dependent oxidoreductase has product MSTTERPRILIVGGGYVGLYAAMRILKKMRYGEATVTVVDPRSYMTYLPFLPEAAGGNVAPRNLVAPLRSALKKAEVLTGHVTEVDHARKVATIAPLSGDSYELNFDYLVVATGSVSRTFPIPGLAEHGIGMKTVEEAISLRNHVMAQLDKAESTTDEAVRAKALTFVVIGGGFAGIETIAEIEDMARDAAKIYKTVSRDDMRFIVVEAANRILPEMGPDLGLWTKEKLEERDIEIYIETSMDSCVDQHVVLKNGIECDAATIVWTAGVKPNPVVSNFGLPLGPRGHVDTAPTLQVQGFDNVWAAGDNAQVPDLAVGEGAWCPPNAQHAVRQAVQLGDNVISGMRGFPQAEYKHKNLGAVAGLGLHKGVAILFGKYKLKGRPAWWFHRLYHGSRVPTMNRKIRVFTDWTLAMFLKRETVGLSEMEKPYGAFQEAAGPVIPKPAAAPAEADKALASSK; this is encoded by the coding sequence ATGAGCACCACGGAGCGTCCTCGCATCCTCATTGTCGGCGGTGGTTACGTCGGCCTGTATGCCGCGATGCGCATCCTCAAGAAGATGCGCTACGGGGAGGCGACCGTCACGGTCGTCGACCCGCGGTCGTACATGACGTACCTGCCCTTCCTTCCCGAGGCGGCCGGCGGCAACGTCGCGCCTCGCAACCTCGTCGCGCCGCTGCGCAGCGCCCTGAAGAAGGCGGAGGTGCTCACCGGTCACGTGACCGAGGTGGACCACGCCCGCAAGGTCGCCACCATCGCGCCGCTGTCCGGCGACTCCTACGAGCTGAACTTCGACTACCTCGTCGTCGCCACCGGCTCGGTCTCCCGCACCTTCCCGATCCCCGGCCTGGCCGAGCACGGCATCGGCATGAAGACGGTCGAGGAGGCGATCAGCCTCCGCAACCACGTCATGGCGCAGCTGGACAAGGCCGAGTCCACCACGGACGAGGCGGTCCGGGCCAAGGCCCTCACCTTCGTGGTCATCGGTGGCGGCTTCGCCGGCATCGAGACGATCGCCGAGATCGAGGACATGGCCCGCGACGCGGCGAAGATCTACAAGACCGTCAGCCGCGACGACATGCGCTTCATCGTGGTCGAGGCGGCCAACCGGATCCTCCCCGAGATGGGTCCGGACCTGGGTCTGTGGACCAAGGAGAAGCTCGAAGAGCGCGACATCGAGATCTACATCGAGACCTCGATGGACTCCTGCGTCGACCAGCACGTGGTGCTGAAGAACGGCATCGAGTGCGACGCCGCCACCATCGTGTGGACCGCCGGCGTGAAGCCGAACCCGGTGGTGTCCAACTTCGGTCTGCCGCTGGGCCCGCGCGGCCACGTCGACACCGCGCCGACCCTGCAGGTGCAGGGCTTCGACAACGTCTGGGCGGCCGGCGACAACGCCCAGGTGCCTGACCTCGCCGTCGGCGAGGGCGCCTGGTGCCCGCCGAACGCGCAGCACGCGGTCCGGCAGGCGGTGCAGCTCGGCGACAACGTGATCTCCGGGATGCGCGGCTTCCCGCAGGCCGAGTACAAGCACAAGAACCTGGGTGCGGTCGCCGGTCTGGGCCTGCACAAGGGCGTGGCGATCCTCTTCGGCAAGTACAAGCTGAAGGGCCGTCCGGCCTGGTGGTTCCACCGCCTGTACCACGGCAGCCGGGTGCCGACCATGAACCGCAAGATCCGCGTGTTCACCGACTGGACCCTCGCGATGTTCCTCAAGCGCGAGACGGTCGGCCTGTCGGAGATGGAGAAGCCGTACGGCGCCTTCCAGGAGGCGGC
- a CDS encoding Ppx/GppA phosphatase family protein yields MTGTRVAAVDCGTNSIRLLITELDPGTGRALDLDRRMTIVRLGQDVDRTGRLAPEALQRTFAACREYAAVIAEFGVPVERIRFVATSASRDAENSAEFAKGVREILGVEPEVISGDEEAQLSFSGATKGLAGTGVAAPYLVFDLGGGSTEFVLGGESVQAARSVDIGSVRLTERHFAGAEVPTPAQIAAAEADIAAGLNRAAEVVPLTAGATLVGLAGTVTTVAAIALGLPEYQSERIHHSRLSLTRVREVTERLLSSGHAERAAIPALHPGRVDVIAAGALVLRSVMERTGAAELVVSEHDILDGIAWSLFR; encoded by the coding sequence GTGACCGGTACCAGGGTTGCCGCGGTCGACTGCGGCACCAACTCGATCCGCCTGCTGATCACCGAACTGGACCCGGGGACCGGCCGCGCGCTGGACCTGGACCGCCGGATGACGATCGTCCGGCTCGGCCAGGACGTGGACCGCACCGGGCGGTTGGCCCCGGAGGCGCTGCAGCGCACCTTCGCGGCCTGCCGGGAGTACGCCGCGGTGATCGCCGAGTTCGGCGTGCCGGTCGAGCGGATCCGGTTCGTGGCCACCAGCGCCTCCCGGGACGCCGAGAACAGCGCGGAGTTCGCCAAGGGCGTGCGGGAGATCCTCGGGGTGGAGCCGGAGGTGATCTCCGGCGACGAGGAGGCCCAACTCTCGTTCTCCGGCGCCACCAAGGGCCTGGCCGGCACCGGCGTGGCCGCCCCCTACCTGGTCTTCGACCTGGGCGGCGGCTCCACCGAGTTCGTGCTGGGCGGCGAGAGCGTGCAGGCGGCCCGCTCGGTGGACATCGGCAGCGTGCGGCTGACGGAGCGCCACTTCGCCGGCGCCGAGGTGCCGACGCCGGCTCAGATCGCGGCCGCCGAGGCGGACATCGCGGCCGGGCTGAACCGGGCCGCCGAGGTGGTGCCGCTGACCGCCGGGGCCACCCTGGTGGGCCTGGCCGGCACGGTCACCACGGTGGCCGCGATCGCGCTCGGGCTGCCGGAGTACCAGTCGGAGCGGATCCACCACTCGCGGCTGTCGCTGACCCGGGTGCGCGAGGTGACCGAGCGGCTGCTGAGCTCGGGGCACGCCGAGCGGGCCGCGATCCCGGCGCTGCACCCGGGGCGGGTGGACGTGATCGCCGCCGGGGCGCTGGTGCTGCGTTCGGTGATGGAGCGGACCGGTGCCGCCGAGCTGGTGGTGAGCGAGCACGACATCCTCGACGGCATCGCCTGGAGCCTCTTCCGCTGA
- a CDS encoding DUF501 domain-containing protein — protein sequence MSTENQPVDDRDLAAVAAQLGRVPRGTRAVAHRCPCGNPDVVETAPRLPDGTPFPTLYYLTCPKAASLIGTLEADGVMKEQTARLAEDPELAAAYQKAHEDYIARRDAIEVLEGFPSAGGMPDRVKCLHVLVGHSLAAGPGVNPLGDEALAMLPDWWGKGSCVTPEQVETGVEALRQQRATAEDHAEVIAAKERKTVERAAKRAAADEQGEQGEQA from the coding sequence ATGAGCACTGAGAACCAGCCGGTAGACGACCGCGACCTGGCCGCCGTGGCCGCCCAGCTCGGCCGGGTGCCGCGCGGCACCCGGGCGGTCGCGCACCGCTGCCCGTGCGGCAACCCCGACGTGGTGGAGACCGCTCCCCGGCTGCCGGACGGCACGCCGTTCCCCACCCTGTACTACCTGACCTGCCCCAAGGCCGCCTCGCTGATCGGCACCCTGGAGGCGGACGGGGTGATGAAGGAGCAGACGGCGCGGCTCGCCGAGGACCCGGAGCTGGCCGCGGCCTACCAGAAGGCGCACGAGGACTACATCGCCCGCCGCGACGCCATCGAGGTGCTGGAGGGCTTCCCGAGTGCCGGCGGCATGCCGGACCGGGTGAAGTGCCTGCACGTGCTGGTCGGCCACTCGCTGGCCGCCGGTCCCGGGGTCAACCCGCTGGGCGACGAGGCCCTGGCGATGCTGCCCGACTGGTGGGGCAAGGGGAGCTGCGTGACGCCGGAGCAGGTCGAGACCGGCGTCGAGGCCCTGCGGCAGCAGCGGGCCACCGCCGAGGACCACGCCGAAGTGATCGCGGCCAAGGAGCGCAAGACGGTCGAGCGGGCGGCCAAGCGGGCCGCCGCCGACGAGCAGGGGGAGCAGGGGGAACAGGCGTGA
- a CDS encoding FtsB family cell division protein, which yields MAAWKFPGRPRFTSRATVLVLVLCSLVAILAYPTRQLLNQRAEIAAQRVKAEQARQEVQRLTTERARWQDPEFVKAQARSRLHFAMPGETPFTAVDPSPSAGASQPSGAGTAKSGPKAGAPWYSTVWESVDAAASPAPTPAPVP from the coding sequence ATGGCAGCGTGGAAGTTCCCGGGGCGGCCCCGGTTCACCAGCCGGGCCACCGTGCTGGTGCTGGTGCTCTGCTCCCTGGTGGCGATCCTCGCGTACCCGACCCGTCAGCTCCTCAACCAGCGGGCCGAGATCGCCGCGCAGCGGGTCAAGGCCGAGCAGGCCCGCCAGGAGGTGCAGCGGCTGACCACCGAGCGGGCCCGCTGGCAGGACCCGGAGTTCGTCAAGGCCCAGGCCCGCAGCCGGCTGCACTTCGCGATGCCCGGCGAGACCCCGTTCACCGCCGTGGACCCCAGCCCCTCGGCCGGCGCCTCCCAGCCCTCCGGCGCGGGCACCGCGAAGTCCGGGCCGAAGGCTGGCGCGCCCTGGTACAGCACCGTCTGGGAGTCGGTGGACGCCGCCGCGTCCCCGGCCCCCACCCCAGCCCCCGTTCCCTGA
- the eno gene encoding phosphopyruvate hydratase translates to MPSIDVVVAREILDSRGNPTVEVEVGLDDGSTGRAAVPSGASTGAFEALELRDGDKNRYGGKGVEKAVLAVIEQIGPELVGYDATEQRLIDQAMLDLDATPDKSSLGANAILGVSLAVAHAASEASDLPLFRYLGGPNAHVLPVPMMNILNGGSHADSNVDIQEFMIAPIGAESFSEAVRWGAEVYHTLKGVLKERGLSTGLGDEGGFAPNLDSNREALDLITEAIKKAGYVPGKDVALALDVAASEFYKDGAYQFEGKPLSAGELIDYYADLVASYPLVSIEDPLDESDWDGWKAMTDKLGDKVQLVGDDLFVTNPERLAKGIETGTANALLVKVNQIGSLTETLDAVELAQRNGFRCMMSHRSGETEDVTIADLAVATNCGQIKAGAPARTDRTAKYNQLLRIEEILDDAAEYAGRAAFPRFRYEG, encoded by the coding sequence GTGCCGTCCATTGATGTCGTCGTCGCCCGTGAAATCCTCGACTCCCGCGGCAACCCCACGGTCGAGGTCGAGGTCGGCCTCGACGACGGCAGCACCGGCCGTGCCGCTGTCCCGTCCGGTGCCTCCACCGGTGCCTTCGAGGCGCTGGAGCTGCGCGACGGCGACAAGAACCGCTACGGCGGCAAGGGCGTCGAGAAGGCCGTGCTCGCGGTGATCGAGCAGATCGGCCCGGAGCTGGTGGGCTACGACGCCACCGAGCAGCGGCTGATCGACCAGGCGATGCTCGACCTCGACGCCACCCCGGACAAGTCCTCGCTCGGCGCCAACGCGATCCTCGGCGTCTCGCTCGCCGTGGCGCACGCCGCCTCCGAGGCCTCCGACCTGCCGCTCTTCCGCTACCTCGGCGGCCCGAACGCGCACGTCCTGCCCGTGCCGATGATGAACATCCTGAACGGCGGCTCGCACGCCGACTCCAACGTGGACATCCAGGAGTTCATGATCGCGCCGATCGGCGCCGAGTCCTTCTCCGAGGCGGTCCGCTGGGGCGCCGAGGTCTACCACACCCTCAAGGGCGTGCTGAAGGAGCGCGGCCTCTCCACCGGCCTGGGCGACGAGGGCGGCTTCGCGCCGAACCTCGACTCCAACCGCGAGGCGCTGGACCTGATCACCGAGGCCATCAAGAAGGCCGGCTACGTGCCGGGCAAGGACGTCGCGCTGGCCCTGGACGTCGCCGCCTCCGAGTTCTACAAGGACGGCGCCTACCAGTTCGAGGGCAAGCCGCTCTCGGCCGGCGAGCTGATCGACTACTACGCCGACCTGGTCGCCTCCTACCCGCTGGTCTCCATCGAGGACCCGCTGGACGAGTCGGACTGGGACGGCTGGAAGGCCATGACCGACAAGCTGGGCGACAAGGTCCAGCTGGTCGGTGACGACCTGTTCGTGACCAACCCGGAGCGCCTCGCCAAGGGCATCGAGACCGGCACCGCCAACGCGCTGCTGGTGAAGGTGAACCAGATCGGCTCGCTGACCGAGACCCTGGACGCCGTCGAGCTGGCCCAGCGCAACGGCTTCCGCTGCATGATGTCGCACCGCTCGGGCGAGACCGAGGACGTCACCATCGCCGACCTGGCCGTCGCCACCAACTGCGGCCAGATCAAGGCCGGTGCGCCGGCCCGCACCGACCGCACCGCCAAGTACAACCAGCTGCTGCGCATCGAGGAGATCCTCGACGACGCCGCCGAGTACGCGGGCCGCGCGGCCTTCCCGCGCTTCCGTTACGAGGGCTGA
- a CDS encoding transglycosylase family protein gives MLFNGTGRHRRRTAAEKAIAVAGVAGAGLAMPLLTATGAHAAPVSVWDGVANCESTSNWSINTGNGFYGGLQFTSSTWAAYGGTQYAPRADLASKDQQIAVAERVLASQGPGAWPVCSVKAGLSKGGAAASVDTGAPASDRAAQPSTPAKPAQPKPAQPKPAPSKPAPAKPAQPSAPVPAQPKPSSPAKPQTGAANGYTVKSGDTLSKIAQAQHILGGWHALYQGNQGVVGGDPDLIYPGQVLNLG, from the coding sequence ATGCTGTTCAACGGCACTGGTCGTCATCGTCGTCGCACCGCAGCGGAGAAGGCGATCGCCGTCGCCGGCGTGGCCGGCGCGGGCCTGGCGATGCCGCTGCTCACGGCCACCGGCGCGCACGCCGCCCCGGTCTCGGTCTGGGACGGCGTCGCCAACTGCGAGAGCACCAGCAACTGGTCGATCAATACCGGCAACGGCTTCTACGGCGGCCTCCAGTTCACCTCCTCGACCTGGGCCGCGTACGGCGGCACCCAGTACGCGCCGCGCGCCGACCTGGCCTCGAAGGACCAGCAGATCGCGGTGGCCGAGCGGGTGCTGGCCTCGCAGGGCCCCGGCGCCTGGCCGGTCTGCTCGGTCAAGGCCGGCCTGAGCAAGGGCGGCGCCGCGGCGAGCGTGGACACCGGTGCGCCGGCGAGCGACCGCGCCGCGCAGCCGAGCACCCCGGCCAAGCCGGCCCAGCCCAAGCCGGCCCAGCCGAAGCCCGCGCCGTCCAAGCCGGCGCCGGCCAAGCCCGCCCAGCCGAGCGCGCCCGTGCCGGCCCAGCCGAAGCCGAGCAGCCCGGCGAAGCCGCAGACCGGTGCCGCCAACGGCTACACCGTCAAGTCCGGTGACACGCTGTCGAAGATCGCCCAGGCCCAGCACATCCTGGGCGGTTGGCACGCGCTGTACCAGGGCAACCAGGGCGTGGTCGGCGGCGATCCGGACCTGATCTACCCGGGCCAGGTGCTGAACCTCGGCTAG
- a CDS encoding cytochrome P450 family protein has protein sequence MPATPTEPMPPLFTWEFAADPYPAYAWLRKHAPVHRTTLPSGVDAWLVTRYADARQALADGRLSKNPAHHSEQAHRTGRVGIPGERQADLMTHLLNIDPPDHTRLRRLVSKAFTPRGVAEFEPRVQLLTDRLIDSFAARGSADLIHEFAFPLPIYAICDLLGVPAEDQDDFRDWAGMMIRHGGGPRGGVARAVKKMRSYLLELIHRKRGDLGEDLISGLIRASDHGEHLTENEAAAMAFILLFAGFETTVNLIGNGVHALLNHPVQRRLLQDSVAAGETALLATAVEELLRYDGPVELATWRFATSPLSIGGVDIPVGDPVLVVLAAADRDPARFAAENTLDLARQDNQHLGFGHGIHYCIGAPLARLEGQRALATLLTRLPDLEPAAEPGELRWRGGLIMRGLRELPVRFTPESSSSSSSSSSSNSDADADADFS, from the coding sequence ATGCCCGCAACGCCGACTGAGCCCATGCCACCCCTGTTCACCTGGGAGTTCGCCGCCGACCCGTACCCGGCGTACGCCTGGCTGCGCAAGCACGCGCCGGTGCACCGCACCACCCTGCCGAGCGGGGTGGACGCCTGGCTGGTCACCCGGTACGCCGACGCGCGCCAGGCGCTCGCCGACGGCCGGCTGTCGAAGAACCCGGCGCACCACAGCGAGCAGGCGCACCGCACCGGCCGGGTCGGCATCCCGGGGGAGCGGCAGGCGGACCTGATGACCCACCTGCTGAACATCGACCCGCCGGACCACACCCGGCTGCGCAGGCTGGTCTCCAAGGCCTTCACCCCGCGCGGGGTGGCCGAGTTCGAGCCGCGGGTGCAGCTGCTGACCGACCGGCTGATCGACTCCTTCGCGGCCCGCGGCTCGGCCGACCTGATCCACGAGTTCGCCTTCCCGCTGCCGATCTACGCGATCTGCGACCTGCTCGGGGTGCCGGCCGAGGACCAGGACGACTTCCGGGACTGGGCGGGCATGATGATCCGCCACGGCGGCGGCCCGCGCGGCGGGGTGGCCCGCGCGGTCAAGAAGATGCGCTCGTACCTGCTGGAGCTGATCCACCGCAAGCGCGGGGACCTCGGCGAGGACCTGATCTCCGGGCTGATCCGGGCCAGCGACCACGGCGAGCACCTGACCGAGAACGAGGCCGCCGCGATGGCCTTCATCCTGCTCTTCGCGGGCTTCGAGACCACGGTCAACCTGATCGGCAACGGCGTCCACGCGCTGCTGAACCACCCCGTGCAGCGGCGGCTGCTGCAGGACTCGGTGGCGGCCGGCGAGACCGCGCTGCTGGCCACCGCGGTGGAGGAACTGCTGCGCTACGACGGCCCGGTGGAGCTGGCCACCTGGCGGTTCGCGACCAGCCCGCTGAGCATCGGCGGGGTGGACATCCCGGTCGGTGACCCGGTGCTGGTGGTGCTGGCGGCCGCGGACCGCGACCCGGCGCGGTTCGCCGCGGAGAACACCCTGGACCTGGCCCGCCAGGACAACCAGCACCTGGGCTTCGGGCACGGCATCCACTACTGCATCGGCGCGCCGCTGGCCCGGTTGGAGGGGCAGCGGGCGCTGGCGACCCTGCTGACCCGGCTGCCCGACCTGGAGCCGGCCGCCGAGCCGGGCGAGCTGCGCTGGCGCGGCGGGCTGATCATGCGGGGGCTGCGCGAGCTGCCGGTCCGGTTCACTCCCGAGTCCAGCTCCAGCTCCAGTTCCAGCTCCAGCTCCAACTCCGACGCTGACGCCGACGCCGACTTCAGCTGA